In Elephas maximus indicus isolate mEleMax1 chromosome 4, mEleMax1 primary haplotype, whole genome shotgun sequence, a genomic segment contains:
- the LOC126076368 gene encoding LOW QUALITY PROTEIN: olfactory receptor 6C74-like (The sequence of the model RefSeq protein was modified relative to this genomic sequence to represent the inferred CDS: inserted 1 base in 1 codon), producing the protein MRNLIMVTTFILVGLTDDQNWQTVXFVFLFLTYLLSVTVNLTITVLTLLDAQLKTPMYFFLRNFSFLEMSFTSVCIPRYLVSIVTMDKTISYDACMTQLFFAIFFGASEFFLLTAMSYDRYVAICKSLHYATIMNNRVCTQLVVTSWLGGLFAISPGLILCLRLEFCDANIIDHFGCDYSPVLKLSCSDTRSIELLGFISAIVILLITLALVILSYAYILRTILKIPSAQQRKKAFSTCSSHMIVVSISYGSCIFMYMKPSAEERVALNKGIAVLNTSIAPLLNPFIYTLRNKQVKEALKDIVQKCGKYDDPGPFRIHDWTWMALFGTPRRIHLRFWQRMGHRRDGGRPAMVLPTPVPLRCVSPGREGVG; encoded by the exons ATGCGAAACCTTATAATGGTGACAACGTTTATTCTTGTAGGATTAACAGATGATCAAAACTGGCAAactg attttgtttttttatttctaacatatttattgagtgtcactGTAAATCTGACTATTACTGTGCTCACTCTATTGGATGCCCAACTCAAAacacccatgtatttcttccttcggaatttttcatttttagaaatgtcTTTTACATCCGTCTGCATCCCTAGGTACCTAGTCAGTATTGTGACTATGGATAAAACAATTTCCTATGATGCTTGTATGACACAATTATTTTTTGCCATCTTCTTTGGTGCATCAGAGTTCTTCCTGTTGACtgccatgtcctatgaccgctatgtggccatctgcaaatCCCTTCACTATGCGACTATCATGAATAACAGAGTCTGTACCCAGCTGGTTGTTACCTCTTGGTTGGGTGGGTTGTTCGCAATCTCTCCTGGGCTTATCTTGTGCTTGAGGTTGGAATTCTGTGATGCCAACATTATTGACCACTTTGGCTGTGACTATTCTCCTGTCCTGAAACTCTCCTGCTCAGACACACGGTCCATAGAATTGTTAGGTTTTATTTCAGCCATTGTCATACTGCTGATTACACTGGCACTGGTGATACTCTCCTATGCATATATTCTGAGAACAATTCTGAAGATCCCTTCTGcccaacagaggaaaaaggcttTTTCCACCTGTTCCTCCCACATGATTGTTGTCTCTATCTCTTATGGCAGCTGCATTTTTATGTATATGAAACCTTCTGCAGAGGAAAGGGTAGCTTTAAATAAGGGGATAGCAGTGCTCAACACCTCAATTGCACCTCTCTTAAATCCTTTCATATATACCTTAAGAAATAAGCAAGTAAAAGAAGCCCTGAAGGACATAGTTCAAAAAT GTGGCAAATATGATGATCCAGGCCCCTTTCGGATCCATGACTGGACCTGGATGGCCCTCTTTGGGACACCGAGAAGGATACACTTGAGGTTCTGGCAACGAATGGGCCACAGGAGGGATGGCGGCAGGCCAGCAATGGTTTTACCTACTCCCGTTCCTCTACGATGTGTCAGTCCTGGCAGAGAGGGTGTGGGTTGA